The following DNA comes from Pseudomonas sp. MYb118.
CGGCGACCTGATCGAAGGCGTGCGCGCCCTGCTGATCGACAAAGACAAGAACCCGCGCTGGAACCCGCCGACCCTGCAGGCGCTGGACGCCGAGCACGTGGCGAGCTTCTTCACCGGCATTGACCCGATCGGGAACTGAACCATGCACGATATCGAATTGAGTGAAGAGCAGATCATGATCCGCGGCATGGCCCGGGACTTTGCCCGCGGCGAGATCGCGCCCCATGCCCAGGCCTGGGAAAAGGCCGGTTGGATCGACGACGCCCTGGTGGCGAAAATGGGTGAGCTCGGCCTGCTGGGCATGGTGGTGCCCGAGGAATGGGGCGGCACCTACGTCGATTACGTCGCCTATGCCCTGGCGGTGGAAGAGATTTCTGCCGGCGACGGCGCCACCGGCGCGTTCATGAGCATCCACAACTCGGTGGGCTGCGGCCCGGTGCTCAACTACGGCAGCGAAGAACAGAAACAGACCTGGCTGGCGGACCTGGCCAGCGGACAAACCATCGGCTGCTTCTGCCTGACCGAACCCCAGGCCGGTTCCGAAGCTCACAACCTGCGCACCCGCGCCGAATTGCGGGATGGCCAGTGGGTGATCAACGGTGCCAAGCAGTTCGTCAGCAACGGCAAACGCGCCAAGCTTGCCATTGTGTTCGCCGTGACAGACCCGGACCTGGGCAAGCGCGGCATTTCCGCGTTCCTGGTGCCGACCGACACTCCGGGTTTCATCGTCGACCGCACCGAACACAAGATGGGCATCCGCGCTTCCGACACCTGCGCAGTGACCTTGAGCGACTGCACCATCCCTCAGGACAACCTGCTCGGCGAGCGCGGCAAGGGCCTGGCGATTGCCCTGTCCAACCTCGAAGGCGGCCGCATCGGCATCGCCGCGCAAGCTTTGGGCATCGCCCGCGCGGCGTTCGAAGCGGCCTTGGCCTATTCCCGTGACCGCG
Coding sequences within:
- a CDS encoding acyl-CoA dehydrogenase family protein, with protein sequence MHDIELSEEQIMIRGMARDFARGEIAPHAQAWEKAGWIDDALVAKMGELGLLGMVVPEEWGGTYVDYVAYALAVEEISAGDGATGAFMSIHNSVGCGPVLNYGSEEQKQTWLADLASGQTIGCFCLTEPQAGSEAHNLRTRAELRDGQWVINGAKQFVSNGKRAKLAIVFAVTDPDLGKRGISAFLVPTDTPGFIVDRTEHKMGIRASDTCAVTLSDCTIPQDNLLGERGKGLAIALSNLEGGRIGIAAQALGIARAAFEAALAYSRDRVQFAKPIIEHQSVANMLADMQVQINAARLLILHAARLRSAGKPCLSEASQAKLFASEMAEKVCSSAVQIHGGYGYLEDYPVEKYYRDARITQIYEGSSEIQRMVIARELKNYLI